A section of the Eublepharis macularius isolate TG4126 chromosome 1, MPM_Emac_v1.0, whole genome shotgun sequence genome encodes:
- the LOC129331862 gene encoding xaa-Arg dipeptidase-like, translated as MALRLEELKRRAGECIEASSEPLGELSRAIWSRPELAYEERQAHGALTRFFAGRPAWAVQPRYKLETAFRADWAWAPDGGPPGLRLGFLCEYDALPGIGHACGHNLIAEVGAAAALGLKGALESLAPDGPLRAPAVKVTVLGTPAEEGGGGKLKLIDAGVFDNLDVVFMAHPFQKDAPYKSALATHHGIVKYYGKASHAAAYPWEGINALDAAVLAYNNLSVLRQQMKPAWRVHGIIKRGGEIPNIIPSCTELAFFLRTPLLKDLPVLVDKAESCFRAAALATGCKIELKRECPDYYNVLPNKSLQQIYMENGKSLGMEFSDKTISSTLSGSTDFGNVSYVVPGIHSYFYIGSDALNHTEQFAEAAGSEVAQQYALRTAKALAMTAIDVIFRPGLLERVREDFRQAKQEEQEH; from the exons ATGGCGCTGCGCCTGGAGGAGCTGAAGCGGCGGGCGGGCGAGTGCATCGAGGCGTCTTCGGAGCCGCTGGGCGAGCTGAGCCGGGCGATCTGGAGCCGGCCGGAGCTGGCCTACGAGGAGCGCCAGGCCCACGGCGCCCTGACGCGCTTCTTCGCCGGCCGGCCGGCCTGGGCGGTGCAGCCGCGCTACAAGCTGGAGACGGCCTTCCGGGCGGACTGGGCCTGGGCGCCCGACGGCGGCCCCCCGGGCCTCCGCCTGGGCTTCCTGTGCGAGTACGACGCCCTGCCCGGCATCGGCCACGCCTGCGGCCACAACCTCATCGCCGAGGTGGGCGCCGCCGCCGCGCTCGGCCTCAAGGGCGCCCTCGAGAGTCTCGCCCCGGACGGCCCCCTGCGCGCTCCCGCCGTCAAG GTAACTGTTCTAGGTACTCCAGCGGAAGAAGGAGGAGGCGGAAAACTGAAACTGATTGATGCTGGTGTTTTTGACAACCTGGATGTTGTGTTCATGGCTCATCCCTTTCAGAAAGATGCGCCCTATAAGTCTGCTTTGGCAACTCATCA TGGGATTGTGAAGTACTATGGAAAAGCTTCTCATGCTGCTGCATATCCTTGGGAAGGAATAAATGCTTTAGATGCTGCTGTTCTTGCATATAACAATCTGTCAGTATTAAGACAGCAGATGAAACCAGCTTGGAGAGTCCATG GTATTATAAAAAGAGGTGGTGAGATACCAAATATTATACCCTCCTGTACAGAGCTAGCTTTTTTCTTGCGCACCCCTCTCTTGAAGGATCTACCAGTTCTGGTGGATAAAGCTGAAAGCTGCTTCAGAGCCGCAGCTCTGGCTACAGGTTGCAAA ATAGAATTAAAAAGGGAGTGTCCAGATTATTACAATGTGCTTCCAAATAAAAGCTTACAGCAAATCTACATGGAAAATGGAAAGAGCCTTGGAATGGAGTTTTCAGACAAAACTATCTCATCTACTTTATCAG GTTCTACAGACTTTGGAAATGTTTCTTATGTTGTTCCTGGAATTCATTCTTATTTTTATATTGGCTCTGATGCATTAAATCATACTGAGCAGTTTGCAGAGGCTGCAG GGTCAGAAGTAGCACAGCAGTATGCCTTGCGTACAGCTAAAGCTCTTGCAATGACGGCAATAGATGTTATCTTTAGACCAGGCCTGctggagagagtgagagaagaCTTCAGACAAGCCAAGCAAGAAGAGCAGGAGCACTAA